The genomic DNA CCTCTGTGGTGagaatctctttcttcttcttcttcttcgtctctctctctgtctgtctCTATCTATCCCGATTCCACTGTTCTCCGATTCTGTGTGTATGTTCTGACGACGGTTACGTATCTGATGCTATATTTATCACTCGTTCGTGTTTCGTTATTGCggattttcttgttgttctgTGAACTTGTTGACCTTAATTTCGTGCAACGgttgttgatttgatttttgtcGGTATGTCTTAAAAAGTTGATCTTTATGTATaatatgtttttcctttttctttgctCTATAACCTTTTTGTTCCAACATCGTGTTTTGTAATCTGAATTGCAAGATCTTAGctttgtgttaaaaaaatttgatctttttttgtttcatcagGTGGGTGACGTAACTCTAATTGGGGAATTCAAAAGGAGTGGGCTTTCTTAAGCTCGAAAACAATTGTTCTTCACTCTGGCCGCTTCTGCAAAGACGTGTGCTTCTCGCACCTCTGCGCAGGTGTGGGGTGGCCTTGAAGTGGTGACTTCACTCTCTCTTCCAAGGATTTCTCTAGCATCAATCATTTGGAGACTCCGTCGTGTTTCTGAGGGTCTTACCCTTGATTACGGCTAACGTTACTACGCCCGCCCACATGAACCTCTAAAAGCTTACAGCAACCTTCTCTTATTtgtgccaaaaaaaataaaaaaaagaaaaaacataacttGATCTTTTTTGTTCTAGTTGTGGTTGTAAATTAAAGAACggttttttttgtggtttggttttggttttttttttgtttgtgttggtttTAACGGGTGATGTAGTTCGATGTTATTAAGTTTGACACAATGGTCAGGTTTTCATGCTTCAACGCTCACATCAACCGCCATAAACCTAAGGTAAGTTGTAGCATCGTCGCCTTTTTGTCTTTAGAACGGTTGTATTACATTCTCAGGACAAGATTGCTTTGTTCGATAAGAGAAAGCTAATCTGTTCCTATGTTCTGGTGATGCAGAAATCTGTTGAAGGGTTTTCAGAACGACTGATCAGAGAAGATGGGTCTAAATCGAAAGGACTGAGCTCAATCTTATTTGGGAGAAACATTGCTTCTGCTAGTGAAAACAGCAAGCCAGCTGCTGGTTCTGCTGCTGTTGAGCGTGTTTGGAAATCTGAGGAAATTAAGCCCAGTGGCATTCTTGAGCATGAGATTGGGGCACAGCAGGTACAGCAACTAAAAAAGAGTCAGTCTCATGGAAATGAACTATACTTGGATGGGAGGGATGCCACAGAGAATGGAACAGATGATGGAACTGATCGGATTACTTCTCCGAATTCTCTTGAACAACAGTCTCATGAGGCAGGGAGCAGCAAGCGTGTAGAAGGAAGTCCTAATTTGCATGAGAAAGCTCCTCCAGCTTCAGTTTCTGCTTACCAGGGTTCCAATCAAGCACTCAATGGATCTATCTTCTCGGTTGGAGATCTTCATCATACTGATAAAGACAGCCGTCAGCTCGATGATACCTCCTTATATGGTGAGCAGATGGACAACTCAAACAGCCAAACACCTCATGGTTCACCTTTGATGGTGAGGTCGAACTCAATGCCTAATATTGCTGACTCTGCGTCAGAGAAATCTTCAGCTTTCAAATATTCTTCTCATCACTCTAGATCCTCCGATGACCTCCGAGCTCTAGAAATGCGCCAAACAGATAAATCTGTCCATGAGACTGATGAAGAGGTTAAGCAAGAGCAAGAGCAAGATCGGGACTATGATATGCATAAATCTGGAGATGACAACAACAAGGAAAATCTCAGGGAAGATGGATATGATGATGCATATGATTATTCTTCTTTGGCTAAAGATTGGATAGTACCACCTACAGATGAGCTAAATTTAACGAAGTTCCTTGAAGGAGAGACATCAAACCAGCAAGCAGAATATCCAGTAAAGGATTCTAAGTTCAAGCGTATTGAGGATTGGGTCAATGACCTGCAGCATGTAAACTTGTCTGAGGAAGCTGATGAGATAACAGGGTATGACGATGAGTTGCCAAGAGAAGCTGTCGTGTTGAATGAGCCGGCAACAGCATCTGCTAAAGTAGATGCCATCAAGTTAACTCCTGGAATGGAAGCTGCGAAAAAGTATATATCCTCTCTAAGTGCATCTGCAACCACAGCCCAGCTAGTTAGTCATGGCCTGGTTGTGATACCATTCCTCAGTGCATTTGTTGGTCTGAGAGTTCTCAATCTCTCAGGAAATGCAATAGGTAGCTATATTTTCCCCTTTTGCTAATCTTCTTCAcacactgattttttttataattttgttgctTCTATTTTACTGATCTCAATACATTTTCCAGTTAGGATAACCGCTGGTGCTCTTCCTCGAGGACTACATGCATTGAATTTGTCGAAGAACAGCATCTCGGTGATTGAGGGCCTTCGTGAACTCACTCGGCTTCGAGTATTAGATTTGAGTTACAACCGTATACTGAGACTTGGTCATGGTATGGCCTGGACCTTTGCTCATCTACATTCTCTACTTATCTGCTTTTATATGAAAACCATGTTTGATGTATAATGTATTTCACTTTTCTTTCCTCTTTGTTGACTTAGGTCTGGCTTCTTGTTCCTCTCTGAAGGAACTATACCTAGCTGGGAACAAAATCAGCGAAATTGAGGGTCTTCATCGCCTCTTGAAGTTGACGGTCTTGGATTT from Camelina sativa cultivar DH55 chromosome 2, Cs, whole genome shotgun sequence includes the following:
- the LOC104715052 gene encoding uncharacterized protein LOC104715052, with amino-acid sequence MVRFSCFNAHINRHKPKKSVEGFSERLIREDGSKSKGLSSILFGRNIASASENSKPAAGSAAVERVWKSEEIKPSGILEHEIGAQQVQQLKKSQSHGNELYLDGRDATENGTDDGTDRITSPNSLEQQSHEAGSSKRVEGSPNLHEKAPPASVSAYQGSNQALNGSIFSVGDLHHTDKDSRQLDDTSLYGEQMDNSNSQTPHGSPLMVRSNSMPNIADSASEKSSAFKYSSHHSRSSDDLRALEMRQTDKSVHETDEEVKQEQEQDRDYDMHKSGDDNNKENLREDGYDDAYDYSSLAKDWIVPPTDELNLTKFLEGETSNQQAEYPVKDSKFKRIEDWVNDLQHVNLSEEADEITGYDDELPREAVVLNEPATASAKVDAIKLTPGMEAAKKYISSLSASATTAQLVSHGLVVIPFLSAFVGLRVLNLSGNAIVRITAGALPRGLHALNLSKNSISVIEGLRELTRLRVLDLSYNRILRLGHGLASCSSLKELYLAGNKISEIEGLHRLLKLTVLDLRFNKFSTTKCLGQLAANYSSLQAISLEGNPAQKNVGDEQLRKYLLGLLPNLVYYNRQGTKDARLGTSSHQLDRGLRSELKNSSRKSSHGASSSHKPGSSTARKSSALPKRSKERSSRLPPVGHKVSPAAYESYYHVATGDRLSSLRSDLSMRRSRSEGTLGPI